The following proteins come from a genomic window of Pararhodobacter sp.:
- a CDS encoding DUF1467 family protein: protein MPAFSAFIVYGFVWFLTLLVILPLRLKTQGEMGEVTPGTPSSAPSNPQIRKKMIITTVVATLLWAGIVWIILSGVVTVENMDVINRWIHS, encoded by the coding sequence ATGCCAGCGTTTTCAGCCTTTATCGTCTACGGGTTCGTCTGGTTTCTGACGCTGCTGGTCATCTTGCCGCTGCGGTTGAAAACTCAGGGTGAGATGGGCGAGGTCACACCCGGCACGCCCTCGTCGGCACCCTCCAACCCGCAGATCCGCAAGAAAATGATCATCACCACGGTGGTGGCGACGCTCCTGTGGGCGGGGATCGTCTGGATCATCCTCTCGGGCGTGGTGACGGTTGAAAACATGGATGTCATCAACCGCTGGATCCACAGTTAA